The Thermotoga maritima MSB8 region CTCTTGCCGGAATTCCTCCGATGAGTGGCTTCATCTCGAAGTGGATGATCTACCAGGCACTGGTCAGAAAGGGTATGTTCATAACCGCTTTCTTGGCATTCTTTGGATCGATAGGATCTTTCCTATACGTCTTCAGGCCACTTGCAGGGGTGTTCCTGGGACAGCTTCCCAGAAAGTACAGGGACGTGAAAGAAGCCCCCGCTGTGATGCTGACACCCATGGTTCTTCTTGTTCTCATCAGTTTCTTTCTGGGTGTATGGCCTTTCCCCATTCTCCAGGCGATCGAAAAAATCAGGGTGGATCTGGATGTCGCACCTTCATTCAAAATATCTGATCCGGAGAACTGGCTTGTGAAGGGATTCGCGGGAAGCTGGAATCCCGTGCTCGTCTTCGGTCTATTTCTTGTGGGCTTCATCGTTGCTTACATCCTTTACTCTCTCTTTCCAAGGCCAAAGAAAGTGGACCTTCTGGCACCTCACAGGGAGGAGGGAACGCCCATCAACATCTACACGGGCGGAGAGTTCATATACAATCCAGATCTCTACCACTACAACACGAAATTCTACGCGGGTTTTGAAAGAATGTACGAAAAACATCCATCGTGGGAGAAACTCCTCAAAATGTTCGGGAAGCTGTTCCACGACGCTGGAGAATGGATACACAGCTGGTTCTTCGAACCTTCCTCCTCGGCTTACACTTTCTGGGTTGTTGTGACTCTACTTCTCGTATTCTGGGTGAGGTGGTGAGAGGATGATAAAAGCACTGTTCAACCTCGTTCTTGCCTTCTTTCTCGTTCTATCTCTTGAGGGAATCGCAAGGAAAATAGTCGCGAGGGTCCAGAGGAGAATAGGACCTCCCTGGTACCAGAACTTCATAGATGTCTTCAAGGCGCTGTCGAAACATCCCTTCAGCAACGGTTGGGTCTTCGATTTTGGAGTCCTGATGGCACTCGGAGGATCCGTCGCAACGGCCATGCTCATGCCTCTCGGCTCCTTGAAATGGACTCCGTTCCCAAACACAGATAACTTCTTCGTGATCACGTACCTGTTCACCGTTGGTGCCCTCGGCATGGCGATGGGAATGGTGGGAAGCGGAAACCCCTGGGCTTCCATAGGTATAAGCAGGGCGCTCACACAGATGCTCGGCTACGAACTACCGTTCCTGGTTGTTATGGCATCCGTCATATTCAACTATAAAACCGCGTCGATACACCAGTTGATAACCTTTCAAGGAGAGAAATGGAACCTGTTCAGTATGCCTCTTGGTGCAATTGTGGCGTTCATCTCACTCATCGGAATGATGGGAAAGAAACCCTTCGACATCGCTATCGCTCCCGCTGAAATAGCCTCCGGTCCCATGGTGGAACTGTCTGGAAAGTATCTCGGTCTTCTTCAGATCATGCATGACTTCTCACTGTTCGTGGAAATCTCCCTCTTTGTGAACGTGTTTCTCGGTGGTGGGAGCCTCGGCTGGTTCCTCGTGAAATTCGTGACCGTCTGGGTCGTAGCAGTTCTCATCTCTTCTGTTCTTCCGAGGTTCAGAATAGAACAGATGCTGAAGTTCTACTGGGGTGTTCCTCTTGGACTTGCCTTTTTGAACGCGCTCTTTGTGGTGCTCGGTTTGACACTCTGAGGAGGTGATCCGATGAAAGAAAGAAGCATCTGGGAAAGAATAGCAGACAATCTAAGATCGCGTTCCATATGGATGCTCCATTACTGTACCGGATGTGGTGCCGTCGAGCTACCACCTTCCATGACCTCGAGATTCGACATGGAAAGGTTCGGCATAGCTCCCATGGCAACGCCGAGGCAGGCCGATATCCTTCTCATCACAGGATACCTGAACACGAAGACCCTCAGGAGAGTGATATACACGTACGAACAGATGCCCGATCCAAAGTACGTCGTGGGCTTTGGAAGCTGCACCATAAACGGTGGTATATACTTCGACTCCTACGCAACGGTGAACAGGCTCGATTACTACATACCCGTCGATGTGTATATAGCCGGCTGCATGCCAAGGCCAGAAGCAATTCTTGAGGCCTTCAACTACCTGATGGAAAAGATCAGAAAAGGTGAAGCGGACGGCTGGAAAAGGTACAGGGAGAACTACGAGTGGTACAAACAGAATCAGATCCGCTCCCTCGGGGAGGTGTATGTGCATGACGAATTCCATGAGTGATGCGTTGAAAACTCTGGAAGTTTTCCGGCCAGAGGTCGAAGAAATAGACGAAAGGGAAGTGAAGCTGTCCGTCGCACCGGATAGAGTTATTGCCGTGCTGGAAACGTTGAAATCTCTTGGATACTCTCACCTTTCGTTGATGACCTGCATAGACTGGATCGAGGACAGTCAGTTCGAGCTGGTGTACATCCTCTTCTCGTGGAAAGACGGCGGGAAATTCATCGTTACAACGAGGATAGACAGAAACAATCCGCAGTTTGTAACAGTGAAGGAAATATGGCCTGTTGCGAGGTTCTACGAGAGAGAAATCCACGAGTTCTTCGGCGTGAAGTTCTCTGGAAACGAGGATATGAAGCCGCTTTTCTTAGAACTCTGGGACGACAAACCACCCCTCAGAAAGGACTTCGATCCTCTCGAGTACTCCAGAAGAAAATTCCCCGGAAGGGAGTACCAGAAAGACGTGATAGACGAGGCGAAAAAGATATTCAGAGGTGAGATCAATGGGTGAAACGAAACTCTTTTTCGGGCCGAATCACCCGGGAATGCACGGAAATTTCTCCGTTCACATGTACGTGGAGGGAGACATCGTAAAGAAGGCAAGACCTGTACCTGGTTTTCTTCACAGAGGATTTGAAAAACTCATGGAAAGGCGTTACTGGTATTCCAACATCTCACTCATACCGAGAATCTGTGTTCCCGAGCCGGACATCAACGAAATATGCTACGCTATGGCAATCGAGAAGATAGCAAAGGTCGAAGTTCCAGAAAGGGCCCAGTGGATACGGATGATCGTTCTGGAACTTGCAAGGATAGCGAATCACATCTGGACCGTTGGAGGAATAGGAGGTCCCCTCGGACTGTACACGGCGTCTCACTGGGGAGTGGCCGATAGGGACAGAATTCTCGATATATTCGAGGCACTGAGCGGTGCGAGAGTGTACCATATGTACATCATTCCCGGCGGTGTGAGAAAGAACATGACACCAAAAATTGAAGAAATGATCTGGAAGACACTCGACTACATAGAGTCAAGACTGCCCGATTATGAAAACCTGATCTTCAAAAACAGGATCGTCCATTCGAGGCTCAGGGGAAGACTCATTCTCACAAGAGAACAGGCTGTGGAGATGGGGGTCACCGGCGTTGGTTTGAGAGCCACTGGCGTGGAGTACGACATAAGGAAGGTGGATCCTTACCTGTTCTACGACAGGGTGGAGTTTGAGGTTCCAACGGCAACAGACGGAGACGCTTTCAGCAGGGTCTATCTGAAGTTCAAAGAGATACCTCAGAGTATAAAAATCATCAGACAGGCTCTGGAGAAGATGCCACAGGCTGACAGAGTTAACGTTCCTATCGGTCGTGGGAACGGTCTCAGAAGAATCGTTCCAAAGGGTATGGCTTACGCGCATGTGGAATCGACGAGAGGCGAATACGGATTCTTCGTCGTCTCCGATGGAAAAAACAAACCCTACAGAGTGGCGGTGAGGGGAGCTTCTTATCCTCAGGGACTCTACGGAATAGAAAAGTACCTTCCAGGAACGAGAATAGAAGACGTCCCCATCTGGCTCGCTACGATGGACGTCTGCGCACCTGAAATAGACAGGTGAGGGGTGAGAAAAATGGCAGTCCAGAAGCTACCAGAAAAGGATTTCTTTGCTCCTCTGAAGGCATGGAAATTTCTTGTCAGAAAACCGGTTACAATAGAGGTTCCAAACAAAATCAGGAGAGAAGCTTCGGAAAGATACAGAGGATTCCACGTGAACGACTGGGGAAAGTGCATAGGGTGCGGTACATGCGCAAAGATCTGCCCAACCGATGCCATAACCATGGTGGAGGTCCCGGATCTCACTCAAGAAGATGGAAAACTTCCGCAAAGACCCGTCATAGATTACGGCAGGTGTTCTTTCTGTGCGCTCTGCGTTGACATCTGCACAACGGGTTCACTCAAGATGACGAGGGAATACATCCACATCTCGGAAGATCCGGAAGACTTCATCTTTATGCCAACGGATAAGGGATTGAACGCGAAAAAAGGTCTCTACGAATTTGGAAAGGCACCCCTCGGCTGGGTGAGGGATGAGAACTCTGAGCTGCTCGATCTCGAAAGAATAGAAATGCCCGTGGAACCACCGGAAGTCAGGATCAAATCTTTCATAGAAATCGTGAAAGGATACAGTAGAGAACAGGCCATGCAGGAGGCCGCCAGGTGTGTGGAGTGCGGTGTGTGTACCTACACCTGTCCCGAACACATGGACATACCCCAGTACATAAAATCCGTGTACGAGGACAATCTGGAAGAAGGACTGAGATGGCTCTACAG contains the following coding sequences:
- a CDS encoding NADH-quinone oxidoreductase subunit C, encoding MTNSMSDALKTLEVFRPEVEEIDEREVKLSVAPDRVIAVLETLKSLGYSHLSLMTCIDWIEDSQFELVYILFSWKDGGKFIVTTRIDRNNPQFVTVKEIWPVARFYEREIHEFFGVKFSGNEDMKPLFLELWDDKPPLRKDFDPLEYSRRKFPGREYQKDVIDEAKKIFRGEING
- a CDS encoding respiratory chain complex I subunit 1 family protein, which gives rise to MIKALFNLVLAFFLVLSLEGIARKIVARVQRRIGPPWYQNFIDVFKALSKHPFSNGWVFDFGVLMALGGSVATAMLMPLGSLKWTPFPNTDNFFVITYLFTVGALGMAMGMVGSGNPWASIGISRALTQMLGYELPFLVVMASVIFNYKTASIHQLITFQGEKWNLFSMPLGAIVAFISLIGMMGKKPFDIAIAPAEIASGPMVELSGKYLGLLQIMHDFSLFVEISLFVNVFLGGGSLGWFLVKFVTVWVVAVLISSVLPRFRIEQMLKFYWGVPLGLAFLNALFVVLGLTL
- a CDS encoding NADH-quinone oxidoreductase subunit D, which produces MGETKLFFGPNHPGMHGNFSVHMYVEGDIVKKARPVPGFLHRGFEKLMERRYWYSNISLIPRICVPEPDINEICYAMAIEKIAKVEVPERAQWIRMIVLELARIANHIWTVGGIGGPLGLYTASHWGVADRDRILDIFEALSGARVYHMYIIPGGVRKNMTPKIEEMIWKTLDYIESRLPDYENLIFKNRIVHSRLRGRLILTREQAVEMGVTGVGLRATGVEYDIRKVDPYLFYDRVEFEVPTATDGDAFSRVYLKFKEIPQSIKIIRQALEKMPQADRVNVPIGRGNGLRRIVPKGMAYAHVESTRGEYGFFVVSDGKNKPYRVAVRGASYPQGLYGIEKYLPGTRIEDVPIWLATMDVCAPEIDR
- a CDS encoding NuoB/complex I 20 kDa subunit family protein, with amino-acid sequence MKERSIWERIADNLRSRSIWMLHYCTGCGAVELPPSMTSRFDMERFGIAPMATPRQADILLITGYLNTKTLRRVIYTYEQMPDPKYVVGFGSCTINGGIYFDSYATVNRLDYYIPVDVYIAGCMPRPEAILEAFNYLMEKIRKGEADGWKRYRENYEWYKQNQIRSLGEVYVHDEFHE